The Deltaproteobacteria bacterium genome contains a region encoding:
- a CDS encoding nucleotidyltransferase family protein — protein sequence MSTLAHQLVTLLFGNPDAIQRTATDLSESGRWPQIVRLAHAWRVTPELRQQVSARALPLDAPAQRALREQSAAAAAHATLVAHRAATALAQLAHAAVPAVAFKGIGAIAGLYRGAGQRMVSDIDVLIRSADIERSCDALEAIGFTPTVDRLHDYIAYLDQRPYEGAFSGNHFLVLKDADGVEIDLHWRLGTRPPPALTAEAIIARAEPAALFGIGIHVAAPPDAIVLAAHHVLRDNFNPATAVKDLSDIAAWWSVQPARWVIADVASHAQRSGLAVPLFATWIILVSFNPDSPAQAGVAHFGRICNAGERADATRLCELFHAQLSGRRVNLDLLQLLSPTVIARFLTRRVRAQATVDYFSDRLRREMGLAPHPTLAQRASQLLRDLTTLRPRTLGGYRALLRVHRASQDAPERDA from the coding sequence GTGTCGACGCTGGCGCATCAGCTCGTGACGCTGCTGTTTGGTAACCCCGACGCGATCCAGCGCACGGCGACGGATCTCTCCGAGTCGGGCCGCTGGCCACAAATCGTGCGCTTGGCGCACGCGTGGCGCGTCACACCCGAGTTGCGCCAACAAGTGAGCGCGCGCGCCCTGCCGCTCGACGCACCGGCGCAGCGCGCGTTGCGCGAGCAGAGCGCGGCAGCCGCGGCGCACGCCACATTGGTCGCCCATCGCGCGGCAACCGCGCTGGCGCAGCTCGCGCACGCCGCGGTGCCGGCCGTCGCGTTCAAGGGCATCGGGGCCATCGCCGGTCTTTATCGCGGCGCCGGGCAACGCATGGTGAGCGATATCGACGTGCTCATTCGCAGTGCCGACATCGAGCGCAGCTGCGATGCGCTGGAGGCGATCGGCTTCACGCCCACCGTCGATCGGCTGCACGACTACATCGCCTACCTCGATCAGCGTCCCTACGAGGGCGCGTTCTCCGGCAATCACTTTCTCGTGCTGAAGGACGCCGACGGCGTCGAGATCGACCTGCACTGGCGCTTGGGCACGCGACCGCCGCCGGCGCTGACGGCAGAGGCGATCATTGCGCGCGCCGAACCCGCGGCGCTGTTCGGCATCGGCATCCATGTCGCCGCACCCCCCGACGCCATCGTCCTCGCCGCGCATCACGTGTTGCGCGACAACTTCAATCCCGCCACCGCAGTGAAGGATCTCAGCGACATCGCCGCCTGGTGGAGCGTCCAGCCGGCGCGCTGGGTCATCGCGGATGTCGCGAGTCACGCGCAGCGCAGCGGGTTGGCGGTCCCGCTGTTCGCAACGTGGATCATTCTCGTTTCGTTCAATCCCGACAGCCCGGCGCAAGCCGGGGTTGCCCACTTCGGGCGCATCTGCAACGCGGGTGAGCGCGCCGACGCGACGCGGTTATGTGAGCTGTTTCATGCCCAACTCAGCGGCCGTCGGGTGAATCTCGATCTGCTGCAACTGCTCAGTCCGACGGTGATCGCGCGCTTCCTCACCCGCCGCGTGCGGGCGCAAGCCACGGTCGACTATTTCAGCGACCGCCTGCGGCGCGAAATGGGTCTCGCGCCACACCCGACGCTGGCGCAGCGCGCGAGCCAATTGCTGCGCGACCTCACGACCCTGCGCCCGCGCACACTCGGCGGCTACCGCGCCCTGCTGCGCGTCCATCGCGCGAGCCAAGACGCACCGGAACGCGATGCGTGA
- a CDS encoding AGE family epimerase/isomerase, with translation MRDAMCNWPRFFARLRRQPGPTNSALSSVAEIRVTIERILTTNIVPFWYPQTLDREHGGYRLHHDRRGRWKGPAPKRAITQARTMWFFARLARSPYGNEGHLAAAAHGFELLRDRLWDERDGGFYWEVDATGRVATHTDKHVISQSYALYALVEYALTSGDASATELAQRTFALMEEYAPDPMHAGYIESFERDWTPTASARPTTMMGVPPSVKSLNAHLHILETYTRYLLLTGDELARQRLVELISLLSEAVVRPNGACTDQHQRDWTPLLAPATARVIYGHDLENVWLLMDAVDAIGESQARLLPIYERIVAYSLAYGGDREHGGFFASGPLGSAADRRLKIWWAQAEALVATLRMHRLTDDARYWESFTRTLDWVVRHQVDWRHGDWHADILPNGRVSGDKAGPWKSPYHNGRAMLCCLELLSREPLGTAVS, from the coding sequence ATGCGTGACGCAATGTGCAATTGGCCGCGCTTCTTCGCGCGACTCAGGCGCCAACCCGGTCCCACCAACAGCGCGCTGTCGAGCGTCGCGGAGATTCGCGTCACGATCGAGCGCATCCTCACGACCAATATCGTGCCGTTCTGGTATCCGCAGACGTTGGACCGAGAGCATGGCGGCTATCGCCTGCACCACGACCGCCGTGGCCGCTGGAAGGGACCGGCTCCCAAACGTGCGATCACGCAAGCGCGCACGATGTGGTTCTTCGCGCGGCTGGCCCGTTCGCCGTACGGAAACGAGGGACATCTCGCGGCGGCGGCACACGGGTTTGAGCTTCTGCGCGATCGGCTGTGGGACGAGCGCGACGGCGGCTTCTATTGGGAAGTTGACGCGACCGGTCGCGTTGCCACCCACACAGACAAACATGTCATCAGCCAGAGCTACGCACTCTACGCACTCGTCGAGTACGCGCTCACGTCCGGTGACGCATCCGCGACCGAGTTGGCGCAGCGCACGTTCGCGTTGATGGAGGAGTACGCGCCCGATCCGATGCATGCGGGCTACATCGAATCGTTCGAACGCGATTGGACGCCAACCGCGAGCGCGCGGCCCACAACGATGATGGGCGTGCCGCCATCGGTGAAATCGCTGAACGCGCACCTTCACATCTTGGAAACCTACACGCGCTACCTTCTGCTCACGGGCGATGAACTGGCGCGGCAGCGTCTCGTCGAGCTCATCTCGCTACTGAGCGAAGCCGTGGTGCGTCCGAATGGCGCGTGTACCGATCAACACCAACGCGACTGGACGCCGCTCCTCGCACCCGCGACGGCGCGCGTGATTTACGGCCATGATCTTGAGAACGTCTGGCTGCTGATGGACGCGGTAGACGCAATCGGCGAATCGCAGGCGCGCTTGCTGCCGATCTACGAGCGCATCGTGGCGTACTCGCTCGCCTACGGCGGCGATCGCGAACACGGCGGTTTCTTCGCCAGCGGTCCGCTCGGCAGTGCCGCCGATCGCCGCCTGAAGATCTGGTGGGCGCAAGCGGAAGCGCTGGTCGCCACGCTGCGCATGCATCGCCTGACCGACGACGCGCGCTACTGGGAGAGCTTCACACGTACGCTCGACTGGGTCGTGCGTCACCAAGTCGATTGGCGACACGGCGACTGGCACGCCGACATCCTACCGAACGGAAGAGTTTCGGGTGACAAAGCCGGCCCGTGGAAATCGCCGTATCACAATGGGCGGGCGATGTTGTGTTGTCTCGAACTACTATCGCGCGAGCCGTTGGGCACGGCTGTCAGCTAG
- a CDS encoding glycosyltransferase, with the protein MTPPISVVIPVCNGAQTLSDCLHALTTQSLARSDYEIIVVDDGSRDATAAIARGFAVTVCLQANRGAPAARNTGWQAARGEWIAFTDADCIPSRAWLRLLLDAVRPIEGVPPALGAAGAVLGHQSTTPAARFVDLSAGLDTERHLQHPRFPFAPSGNVLYRRAALGAVGGFDPRYTAYDACDLHTRLCRDQPGAFHYVPHAVVLHRHRTTWSAYWHQQLSYGKGYGQFLWHWRAQAPWSLRHEVHAWAEILRLGLAACRGGDDDHALVRRGRFVKTLAQRLGFVRTYWNPAERARW; encoded by the coding sequence ATGACACCGCCAATCTCCGTGGTGATCCCCGTTTGCAATGGCGCGCAGACACTCAGCGATTGTTTGCACGCGCTCACCACGCAGAGTCTGGCGCGATCGGACTACGAGATCATTGTCGTCGACGACGGCTCGCGTGACGCCACGGCGGCGATCGCGCGCGGCTTCGCCGTCACGGTGTGCCTGCAGGCCAATCGCGGCGCGCCGGCGGCGCGCAACACCGGGTGGCAGGCCGCGCGCGGCGAGTGGATCGCGTTCACGGACGCGGATTGCATTCCCTCGCGCGCCTGGCTGCGGCTCCTGCTTGACGCGGTGCGGCCGATCGAGGGGGTGCCGCCCGCGCTCGGCGCCGCGGGCGCGGTGCTGGGGCATCAATCGACTACACCCGCCGCGCGCTTCGTCGATCTCAGCGCCGGCCTCGATACCGAACGCCACTTGCAGCATCCGCGGTTTCCCTTCGCGCCGAGCGGCAACGTGCTGTATCGACGCGCGGCGCTAGGCGCGGTTGGCGGTTTCGATCCGCGCTACACGGCGTACGATGCCTGCGACCTCCACACCCGCCTGTGTCGCGACCAACCCGGTGCGTTTCACTACGTGCCGCATGCGGTCGTCCTGCACCGCCATCGTACGACTTGGTCGGCCTACTGGCACCAGCAGCTCAGCTACGGCAAAGGTTACGGTCAGTTCTTGTGGCACTGGCGCGCGCAGGCGCCGTGGTCGCTGCGCCACGAGGTACACGCATGGGCTGAGATTCTGCGGCTGGGTCTCGCCGCGTGTCGCGGTGGCGACGATGACCATGCGCTGGTGCGGCGCGGCCGATTCGTGAAGACGCTGGCGCAGCGCCTCGGCTTCGTCCGCACCTATTGGAACCCAGCGGAGCGCGCGCGATGGTAG
- a CDS encoding lasso peptide biosynthesis B2 protein — MVATRLASKWTPHGIVQRLRNLAKEPGDTTLALHIGVFLWRLPRQMERMPLPLLLDRLRAGARPDAPDIHRAAQRIARLRQPWLNLSLLRNRSTCYMRALTLYRFLPTRERTLRIHFGVEPGIDPADRLRGHAWVTVSNEIFEPPDPLIAGRVREIYCHPPEE; from the coding sequence ATGGTAGCGACACGCCTCGCCTCAAAATGGACGCCGCACGGCATCGTGCAGCGTCTGCGCAACCTCGCCAAGGAGCCGGGCGACACGACCTTGGCGTTGCACATCGGGGTGTTCTTGTGGCGGCTCCCGCGCCAGATGGAGCGCATGCCGTTGCCGCTCCTGCTCGACCGGTTGCGCGCCGGCGCGCGGCCGGACGCGCCCGACATCCACCGCGCTGCGCAGCGTATCGCCCGCCTGCGTCAGCCGTGGCTGAATCTGTCGCTGCTGCGCAATCGCAGCACCTGCTACATGCGGGCGTTGACGCTCTATCGCTTTCTTCCCACGCGCGAGCGCACGCTGCGCATTCACTTCGGTGTCGAGCCCGGTATTGATCCCGCCGATCGCCTGCGCGGCCACGCCTGGGTCACAGTGAGCAACGAAATCTTCGAGCCGCCGGACCCGCTGATCGCCGGTCGCGTGCGCGAAATCTACTGCCATCCGCCGGAGGAGTGA